A single genomic interval of Saccharothrix saharensis harbors:
- a CDS encoding phosphotransferase family protein, with product MTFPPAVTQEQFEALDDDAVRPGVEALCRYLGVSGDVTRFADGSLPVYAVGVRHVLKLFPAVHLDEVATERDVLEAVQGRLPVPTPRLHAAGEFGGWGYVLMERLRGASLEDVWPSLDADARRDVSRQVGEALAALHAITPPSLGPDDWAEFVRTQRHGCVARQHARGLAPGWLEQIPDFLDSVDLTRPDLVLAHTEVMSAHLLVENGRLTGLFDFEPAMRAAREYEFVATGIFLTRGERPANAALHDGYGRAVDPRKVLACTLLHVYSNLPWYLRVVPTTATALDELADHWFGA from the coding sequence GTGACGTTCCCCCCGGCGGTGACCCAGGAGCAGTTCGAGGCGCTCGACGACGACGCGGTGCGGCCGGGTGTGGAGGCGTTGTGCCGGTACCTCGGGGTGTCCGGGGACGTGACGCGGTTCGCGGACGGGTCGTTGCCGGTGTACGCGGTCGGGGTGCGGCACGTGCTGAAGCTGTTCCCCGCGGTGCACCTCGACGAGGTGGCGACCGAACGGGACGTGCTGGAGGCCGTGCAGGGCCGGTTGCCGGTGCCCACGCCCCGCCTGCACGCGGCGGGCGAGTTCGGCGGGTGGGGTTACGTCCTCATGGAACGGCTGCGCGGCGCGAGCCTCGAGGACGTGTGGCCGAGCCTGGACGCGGACGCCCGCCGCGACGTGTCACGCCAGGTCGGCGAGGCGCTGGCCGCCCTGCACGCCATCACGCCGCCGTCGCTGGGCCCGGACGACTGGGCGGAGTTCGTGCGCACCCAGCGGCACGGGTGCGTGGCCCGGCAGCACGCCCGCGGGCTCGCGCCCGGCTGGCTGGAGCAGATCCCGGACTTCCTCGACTCCGTCGACCTCACGCGGCCGGACCTGGTGCTCGCGCACACCGAGGTGATGAGCGCCCACCTGCTGGTCGAGAACGGCCGCCTGACCGGCCTGTTCGACTTCGAACCGGCCATGCGCGCCGCCCGCGAGTACGAGTTCGTCGCCACCGGCATCTTCCTCACCCGCGGCGAGCGCCCGGCCAACGCGGCCCTCCACGACGGCTACGGCCGCGCGGTCGACCCGCGCAAGGTGCTCGCCTGCACGCTGCTGCACGTCTACTCGAACCTGCCCTGGTACCTGCGCGTGGTGCCGACGACCGCCACCGCGCTGGACGAGCTGGCCGACCACTGGTTCGGCGCCTGA
- the ligD gene encoding non-homologous end-joining DNA ligase has translation MAQAVELTVGDRVVRVSNPGKVYFPERGITKIQVVEYYLAVAEPLLRVLRDRPTTLKRYVDGVTGEAFYQKRLPKGAPEWVETARVAFPSGRPADEVCPTEPAVLAWAANLGTFDFHPWPVRRADTDRPDELRVDLDPQPGTDFRDAVEVAMVLREVLDELGFTGYPKTSGGRGIHVAVRIRAEWDFVDVRHAVIALAREVERRVPDKATTSWWKEERGEKVFLDFNQAARDRTIASAWSVRGTPRATVSTPVTWDRLSTVDPDDFDVLSVPGYLADNGDPHASLDDEAFGIERLLEWYEADDRGELPYPPDYPKMPGEPPRVQPSRKRN, from the coding sequence GTGGCCCAGGCAGTGGAACTGACCGTCGGTGACCGTGTGGTTCGGGTGTCGAACCCGGGCAAGGTCTACTTCCCCGAGCGTGGGATCACCAAGATCCAGGTGGTCGAGTACTACCTGGCCGTCGCCGAGCCGCTGCTGCGCGTGCTGCGCGACCGCCCGACGACGTTGAAGCGTTACGTCGACGGCGTCACCGGGGAGGCGTTCTACCAGAAGCGGCTGCCCAAGGGGGCGCCCGAGTGGGTCGAGACGGCGCGGGTCGCGTTCCCGTCCGGGCGGCCCGCGGACGAGGTGTGCCCGACCGAGCCGGCGGTGCTGGCGTGGGCGGCGAACCTGGGCACGTTCGACTTCCACCCGTGGCCCGTGCGGCGGGCGGACACCGATCGGCCCGACGAGTTGCGCGTCGACCTGGACCCGCAGCCGGGCACGGACTTCCGGGACGCGGTCGAGGTCGCGATGGTGTTGCGGGAGGTGCTGGACGAGCTGGGGTTCACGGGTTACCCGAAGACGTCCGGCGGTCGCGGCATCCACGTCGCGGTGCGCATCCGGGCCGAGTGGGACTTCGTGGACGTGCGCCACGCGGTGATCGCGTTGGCCCGCGAGGTGGAACGGCGCGTGCCCGACAAGGCGACCACCTCGTGGTGGAAGGAGGAACGCGGCGAGAAGGTCTTCCTGGACTTCAACCAAGCCGCCCGCGACCGCACCATCGCCTCCGCCTGGTCCGTCCGCGGCACCCCGCGCGCCACCGTCTCGACCCCGGTCACCTGGGACCGCTTGTCCACTGTGGACCCCGACGACTTCGACGTGCTGTCGGTGCCGGGGTACCTGGCGGACAACGGCGACCCGCACGCGTCCCTGGACGACGAGGCGTTCGGCATCGAGCGCCTGCTGGAGTGGTACGAAGCCGACGACCGCGGCGAGCTGCCCTACCCGCCGGACTACCCCAAGATGCCCGGCGAGCCGCCGCGCGTCCAGCCGTCGCGCAAGCGCAACTAG
- a CDS encoding TetR/AcrR family transcriptional regulator: MPRSPILSASRIRTAALHIIDRDGLDGLSMRKLASELGVQAASLYGHVSTKDDLLHEVAAGILEQVDVSGFDGGDWRHGLRSCARSYRAALAAHPNIVPFLAYGPAHREASLRRLDVVHGGLVASGWSRREATMIAAALMYLVFGAALSSFSSGFSEDQTFYRDRYPNLDKAHLLPAVARELDHDSFELALDALVTGLGARAHD, from the coding sequence ATGCCGAGGAGCCCGATCCTGAGTGCCTCGCGCATCCGGACCGCCGCGCTGCACATCATCGACCGGGACGGCCTGGACGGCCTGTCGATGCGCAAACTGGCGTCTGAGCTGGGCGTTCAGGCCGCGTCGCTGTACGGGCACGTGAGCACCAAGGACGACCTGCTGCACGAGGTGGCCGCGGGCATCCTGGAGCAGGTCGACGTGTCCGGGTTCGACGGCGGCGACTGGCGGCACGGCCTGCGCAGCTGCGCCCGCTCCTACCGGGCGGCGCTGGCCGCGCACCCCAACATCGTGCCGTTCCTGGCCTACGGCCCGGCGCACCGCGAGGCGTCACTGCGCCGGCTCGACGTCGTGCACGGCGGCCTGGTCGCGTCCGGCTGGTCGCGGCGCGAGGCCACGATGATCGCGGCGGCGCTGATGTACCTGGTCTTCGGCGCGGCGCTGAGCTCGTTCTCCAGCGGCTTCTCCGAGGACCAGACCTTCTACCGCGACCGCTACCCGAACCTGGACAAGGCCCACCTGCTGCCGGCCGTGGCGCGGGAACTGGACCACGACAGCTTCGAACTGGCGCTGGACGCCCTCGTCACCGGTCTGGGCGCGCGAGCCCACGACTGA
- a CDS encoding acyl-CoA dehydrogenase family protein, with protein MDLRISDEHRQLKELAHRFTEERIVPHATRWDRDEAIDRDLVPALGEVGFLGLGIDEEHGGSGGDHLAYCLVLEEIARGDSAVRGIISVSLGLVGKTIAKHGTPAQKQRWLPGLCAGRELGCFGLTEPGTGSDAASLATRAVRDGDDWLITGRKVFITNGTWADVALIFARTGGPGPKGITAFLVPTDSPGFAATEIRGKLGMRGQATAELTLDRVRVPDGDRLGDEGAGFKLAMAALDRGRMSVAAGCVGAARGALEVSVRYAGQREQFGKPIAGFQLVQELLADMAVETDAARLLTWRCADLADRGEPFGTEASMAKLYASEAAVRVANNAIQVFGGYGYVDEYPVGKYLRDTRVTTLYEGTSQIQKLLIGRALTGINAFA; from the coding sequence GTGGATCTGCGCATCTCCGACGAACACCGGCAGCTCAAGGAGCTGGCACACCGGTTCACCGAGGAGCGGATCGTCCCCCACGCCACGCGCTGGGACCGGGACGAGGCCATCGACCGCGACCTGGTGCCCGCCCTGGGCGAGGTGGGCTTCCTCGGCCTGGGCATCGACGAGGAGCACGGCGGCTCGGGTGGCGACCACCTGGCGTACTGCCTGGTGCTGGAGGAGATCGCCCGCGGCGACTCGGCCGTGCGCGGCATCATCTCCGTCTCCCTGGGCCTGGTCGGCAAGACCATCGCCAAGCACGGCACGCCGGCGCAGAAGCAGCGGTGGCTGCCCGGCCTGTGCGCGGGCCGCGAGCTGGGCTGCTTCGGCCTGACCGAGCCCGGTACCGGCTCCGACGCCGCGTCGCTGGCCACGAGGGCCGTCCGCGACGGCGACGACTGGCTGATCACCGGGCGCAAGGTGTTCATCACCAACGGCACGTGGGCCGACGTCGCCCTGATCTTCGCTCGAACGGGTGGTCCCGGACCGAAGGGGATCACCGCGTTCCTCGTGCCGACCGACTCACCCGGCTTCGCCGCCACCGAGATCCGCGGCAAGCTCGGCATGCGCGGCCAGGCCACCGCCGAGCTGACCCTGGACCGGGTCCGGGTCCCCGACGGGGACCGCCTCGGCGACGAGGGCGCGGGCTTCAAGCTGGCCATGGCCGCCCTGGACCGGGGCCGGATGTCCGTCGCCGCCGGGTGCGTGGGCGCCGCGCGGGGTGCGCTGGAGGTCAGCGTGCGGTACGCCGGGCAGCGCGAGCAGTTCGGCAAGCCCATCGCCGGTTTCCAGCTCGTGCAGGAACTCCTGGCCGACATGGCGGTGGAGACCGACGCGGCCCGCCTGCTCACGTGGCGCTGCGCGGACCTCGCCGACCGGGGCGAGCCGTTCGGCACGGAGGCGTCCATGGCGAAGCTGTACGCCAGCGAAGCCGCCGTGCGGGTCGCGAACAACGCCATCCAGGTGTTCGGCGGCTACGGCTACGTCGACGAGTACCCGGTCGGCAAGTACTTGCGCGACACCCGCGTCACGACCCTCTACGAGGGCACCAGCCAGATCCAGAAGTTGCTCATCGGCCGGGCGCTGACCGGCATCAACGCGTTCGCGTAG
- a CDS encoding acyl-CoA dehydrogenase family protein, which produces MDFTLDEEQKEIRDWVRTFVRKEVAPLEPEVLRRERLGQPGLTRDELKELQDKAKAAGFFGVLTPQEYGGMGLGALMTALLEAELGRTFVPFRFGGYADNILFHGNEEQKQRYLLPTISGERVSCFAITEPGAGSDAKAIRTSARKEGGEWVINGEKTFITQGNEADFVMVFAVTDREKGADGGVTCFLVDRDMGWKSEPIPTMGQWGPAALVFDNVRVPEENVLGEVGKGFHLAMQWIGQGRYLLPARALGSCERLVEMAIEQAKTRVTFGQPIAEYQAIQWMLADSAVEIEALRWLVLHAAWLVDQGADSRQAQSMAKLYGGIKANEIVDRVLQIHGGMGYTRELPIERWYRELRLLRIYEGTDEIQRRTIARNLLKGHAKVTGTLG; this is translated from the coding sequence ATGGACTTCACGCTCGACGAGGAGCAGAAGGAGATCCGCGACTGGGTGCGGACCTTCGTGCGCAAGGAGGTGGCGCCGCTGGAGCCGGAGGTGCTGCGCCGGGAGCGCCTGGGTCAGCCGGGGTTGACCCGGGACGAGCTGAAGGAGTTGCAGGACAAGGCGAAGGCAGCCGGGTTCTTCGGCGTGCTCACGCCCCAGGAGTACGGCGGCATGGGGCTGGGCGCGCTCATGACGGCGCTGCTGGAGGCCGAGCTGGGGCGCACGTTCGTGCCGTTCCGGTTCGGCGGGTACGCGGACAACATCCTGTTCCACGGCAACGAGGAGCAGAAGCAGCGCTACCTGCTGCCCACGATCTCCGGCGAGCGCGTGTCGTGCTTCGCGATCACCGAGCCGGGCGCGGGTTCGGACGCCAAGGCCATCCGCACGTCCGCCCGCAAGGAGGGCGGCGAGTGGGTGATCAACGGCGAGAAGACGTTCATCACCCAGGGCAACGAAGCGGACTTCGTGATGGTGTTCGCGGTGACCGACCGGGAGAAGGGCGCGGACGGCGGCGTCACGTGCTTCCTGGTCGACCGGGACATGGGCTGGAAGTCCGAGCCGATCCCGACCATGGGCCAGTGGGGCCCGGCCGCGCTGGTGTTCGACAACGTCCGCGTGCCCGAGGAGAACGTCCTGGGCGAGGTGGGCAAGGGCTTCCACCTGGCCATGCAGTGGATCGGCCAGGGCCGCTACCTGCTGCCCGCGCGGGCGCTCGGCTCGTGCGAGCGGCTGGTGGAGATGGCCATCGAGCAGGCCAAGACCCGCGTCACGTTCGGTCAGCCGATCGCCGAGTACCAGGCCATCCAGTGGATGCTCGCGGACTCGGCGGTGGAGATCGAGGCGTTGCGCTGGCTCGTGCTGCACGCGGCGTGGCTGGTCGACCAGGGCGCGGACTCGCGGCAGGCGCAGTCGATGGCGAAGCTGTACGGCGGCATCAAGGCCAACGAGATCGTGGACCGGGTGCTCCAGATCCACGGCGGCATGGGCTACACGCGCGAGCTGCCGATCGAGCGCTGGTACCGAGAGCTGCGGCTGCTGCGCATCTACGAAGGCACGGACGAGATCCAGCGCCGCACGATCGCCCGCAACCTGCTCAAGGGCCACGCCAAGGTGACCGGCACGCTCGGCTGA
- a CDS encoding alpha/beta fold hydrolase, giving the protein MRSRPVLFESDLTRQRITTPAGTFDAVVTGPAAGRKVLLLHGVPECGIEWRHQLRALAAHGYRAVAPDLRGYSPGVRPRRVSAYGLEHVVRDVVEIADALGWTRFDLVGHDWGAIAAWVAAARFPLRMRTLTAVSAPHPGALARALRTDPDQRRRWAHLDHLREPGVAERTLLADHGARLRDGWPAAIPPERVAQYVRKLTEPGALTAALNWYRANDLTDIGTDALRPVSVPTRYLWGEDDEVISPDTAQDAGRWTTGPYWFEVMPGVGHFVPEEAAEQTTLHLLDHLAAH; this is encoded by the coding sequence ATGCGATCACGACCGGTGCTCTTCGAATCCGACCTGACGCGTCAGCGCATCACGACCCCGGCGGGCACGTTCGACGCCGTCGTGACCGGTCCCGCGGCCGGGCGCAAGGTGCTGCTCCTGCACGGCGTGCCGGAGTGCGGGATCGAGTGGCGCCACCAGCTCCGGGCGCTGGCGGCGCACGGGTACCGGGCGGTCGCGCCGGACCTGCGCGGCTACTCGCCGGGCGTGCGCCCGCGCCGGGTGAGCGCGTACGGGCTGGAGCACGTGGTGCGGGACGTGGTCGAGATCGCGGACGCCCTGGGGTGGACGAGGTTCGACCTGGTCGGGCACGACTGGGGCGCGATCGCGGCGTGGGTGGCCGCGGCGCGGTTCCCGCTGCGGATGCGCACGTTGACCGCTGTGTCCGCGCCGCACCCCGGCGCGCTGGCGCGGGCGTTGCGGACGGATCCGGACCAGCGGCGCCGGTGGGCGCACCTGGACCACCTGCGGGAGCCGGGCGTGGCCGAGCGCACCCTGCTCGCCGATCACGGCGCGCGCCTGCGCGACGGCTGGCCGGCCGCGATCCCGCCGGAGCGGGTGGCGCAGTACGTGCGGAAGCTGACCGAGCCGGGCGCGCTCACCGCCGCGCTGAACTGGTACCGGGCCAACGACCTCACCGACATCGGTACCGACGCCCTCCGCCCGGTGTCCGTGCCGACCCGGTACCTGTGGGGCGAGGACGACGAGGTGATCTCGCCGGACACCGCGCAGGACGCCGGGCGGTGGACGACCGGGCCGTACTGGTTCGAGGTGATGCCCGGGGTGGGCCACTTCGTGCCGGAGGAGGCGGCGGAGCAGACGACGCTGCACCTGCTCGACCACCTGGCCGCGCACTGA